Proteins from a genomic interval of Streptomyces sp. NBC_01426:
- a CDS encoding helix-turn-helix domain-containing protein, whose amino-acid sequence MSSSYVPSPPTEAPVEIPRAVLRLLALVDITTAGRRVLDELMYLSDPETGTAAISQNEMCAELGASKPTVNRGFKELRECGLAWSLEDGLYQLHPLLTGGKVSSPVMPIPEIKAAEPERFTEQRRARYAAQVANLAAAG is encoded by the coding sequence GTGAGCAGCTCTTACGTCCCTAGCCCTCCCACAGAGGCACCCGTAGAGATCCCCCGTGCTGTTCTGCGCCTTCTGGCCCTGGTCGACATCACCACCGCCGGCCGCCGCGTCCTGGACGAGCTGATGTACCTGAGCGACCCGGAGACCGGCACCGCTGCGATCAGCCAGAACGAGATGTGCGCAGAGCTGGGCGCCAGCAAGCCCACCGTGAACCGCGGCTTCAAGGAGCTGCGCGAGTGCGGACTCGCCTGGAGCCTGGAAGACGGCCTCTACCAACTCCACCCGCTGCTTACCGGCGGCAAGGTCTCCTCCCCCGTCATGCCGATCCCGGAGATCAAGGCCGCCGAACCCGAGCGCTTCACCGAGCAGCGACGGGCCCGGTACGCCGCCCAGGTCGCCAACCTCGCCGCCGCCGGCTGA